In the Diceros bicornis minor isolate mBicDic1 chromosome X, mDicBic1.mat.cur, whole genome shotgun sequence genome, CACCCCTTCTCGTGATGCTAACGTCCTTCCACCCATTCTCCAGGCGggacaactgaggctcagagacctcCACGATTTAACCTAATGACCATCAGCAAGGGGTGGGCCCAGGATCAGGATCCGGGTCAGCCCAACGCAAGAGAATTTCTTGGCCCCTCtctgaaagcactttcctatttCAACCGTAGGGCATGGCCGTCCACCATAGAAGCAAAATGTGGTTCATTGGCCCTAACTTCAGGTGACAGGGTGGCGAGGGTCTCGCCCAGCAGGGACTATGCAGCAGGGACTGAGTGGACTCCCTGAGTAATCAGGTGGAGACAATAAGCGAGGCGGGGCCACAGGACCCTGATCCCACAATCCTGGCTGGTGGGGAAGAAATGCCACCGCCTGCCCCTGGGTATTGATTCTCGGGCCACCGCCATTTGAGGAAGGATAAAGCTGAATAAACACACTTAGGTCTTGAGAGAACGTGGTAGGGGTGCCGAGATATGGGGTGACTTGGAAGCTAGGTATTTCCGGGGCCGTCGTAAAAAATCGGGGCAGTCCAGTGGGGCGGGATATAAGGACAGTGGTGTAGGGTCGGATCTTAGGGCAAggatccttcctccaggttggagtgatgtggcaTCAGGACATGCAGGTAAAGAAAGCCCTTTAGCGACCAGCTCACGGGGCTGGACGAGGACACCACTGACCCCCAACCTTCCCCAAGGAACGTTCTTGGGGAACGCTCCCCGGGAGTAGTGGTCCCAAAAAGACCACTCGAGACCTGccaaaaaagtttgcttttgtggCATTTAACTAACTTTTTGAGGGTGGATGCGTTGTTGCTTTATTGGGCAAAAAAGGAGACAGGTGAACAGAGAGTTGAGGCAACCTGCtggaagtcacacagctggtgagtggcagaggTGGGGCTCCAGCCCACATCCGTCTTTCTGAAAGTGGCTGTGCTTTGAAAACGTGGACGGAATAAACACCCTCGTCTTTGCCCCCCACCCTGGAGTCCCCGGGTCCAGGGACGTGCTGGAGTCGGCTCCTGCTGGCCAGGAGATGTTTGGGTGGATCCGTGTCATCAGATTTCTGTTGACCATTCAAGACTTTCTCAGTTGGGTATGAACTCCAGGGCATAAGTGGCTTTTACAGAACCCACGGGCTAAGAGGGAAGGGCCAAGATCCACAGACCCCTAGGAGACGGGATGGTTGCTCATCTGAGAAGTGAAACCTGAAAGGAAGAGAAACCCACAGGATGCCAGGGCGGGGCCCGGGGAGAGGGGAGGGTCAAGAAATTTTGGAGGTTCCTGATCTACTTGTGGGTCCTGGGGACCTGGAGAGAGCGGTCCCTGGGAGGGGGCGTGGCCTCGGGCTTAAGGGAGAATGTGAGCACAaggcaccaagcacagaggccctGTGGGGAGAGAGACTGAATACGCAGATGCACAACGGCCGGACCGTCTGTAAAAGTAGAACTCTGACCCGCGACTGCAGCGACCTGCAGCTAGCTACGGTCAGGGCACAGCCGAGCCTTCCTTTTCGTCTACTCTGACTTTCCCAGTCCTCTGCCCGCCCTTGAGTCTCTGCCCGATGCAAGGGACGGGGGCCGACTACCGGCTACAGCGTGCTCTGAACAAGCAGCCTCCGCTTGTTCTCATTTGATTGATCTCTGTTTGCACAGCAGACATCTCCGTGTGGAGAAAGGGCAAGGAGGCCCAGgcgggaaggagagagggaaaatggTGTAGATTCTGAAGATGTGCCAATGCCCTGGGGCCGCCTGGGTGAGAGGGGAAGTGGGACAGCGAGCCCCAGCCCTGATCTTTGCTTACAAGACGTGGGATGTGCTGGTTGGGGAGAGCGGAGACGGGTAATTTCTGAACCCTGTGGCTGCCATGTTTCAGATCTTCCAACCGAGGAACCGGTCCCCAGTCTCAATGTGAAGTTCGACCCCAGGAGAATGGAATTGAGTTGGGACTGCAAAGAAAACGCTACTTACGTCGAATGTGTGCTGATTCACAAGGATGAAGGACCGATTTGCTTAAAGGTAGGATGGTATGCTGTTGCTATCCTTTACCAACTCCCACCAACTTAGCAACGAGACAACAGTGACACGTGAAAAACGCATGGGTGACTTTGGGATGTGTCTAGGAGCCATGGTTCTCGGTGCACTGGGGATCCGTGTCCAAGGTGTCTCCAGTGTCCTGATTCCCCGGGGGACCGAGGAGCTCTCTggaaaatatctaaaattatCCTAAAAGGAAAGGGAGCATAGCAGACGCCCCAAAGCTTCTGTGAGGTTGGACCCAGGAGAGGCCGcagggagctgagaggaggtgggacCCTTGGGGACACTGAGCCGCCCGAGGAAGGGGAAATGGAGCTGGCTGGCGATGCGGGACCCAGCAGGGCAGGGGGATATCCCAAGCGGGTACCTGAATGCTCCCAGGATTTCCAGGGGAGACTTTCAGAGGGATGAAATGTCCAGCCACCGTGATCACGGGGAAGACAGGTGGTTTGTTCCGTCGCTTTCAAACCTCCAATCCCGTTCGGGGGATGTTGCCTCGGGGAACTGCCCACACGGTTGCATGGACGGCAGCCTTTTGCTCGGTTGCTCTTTCAAAAATTGTCTAGGTGGTAGACTTAATCCTGAGAAGGAATAGCGCCAGCCCTGAGTGTGCAATGGAAACAAAGTAAACAGACTGACTGGGATACAACGTTGTCGTGAAGTTTGTGAGAGAGCGTGAGTACGAGATAGGACGAGAAAACCCAGTAACACGGAACAGCGTGTGATGAGCTCCACAAAGTTTAAACTGATGAAGGGCCTCACTGCTCAAACTTGGCAGCTtctgagaaatgcagaatctcgggCCCCAGAAcccacattttaacaagatccctgaGGACTGAAGGCACATTAAAATGTGAGCTCTTGGGGGCGTgcccggtggcatggtggttaagttcgcacgctcctctttggcggcccgaggtgtgtgggttcagatcccaggcgcggacctacacgtCGCTCATCAattcatgctgtggcggcatcccacatacaaaatagaggaagattggcacagatgttagctcagggccaatcttcctcaccaaaaaataaaaaaatgtgagCTCTATTCTGCCCCTCTACATGCTGCTACAGGCTGTCGAGTTGAGGTTCCACCTGCAAGTTGGCATGCGGGCATACCTCAGAGAAGGTACACGGGGGAGATTTCACGAAAAGAGATGGATGGTGTCACGGGGTCGATGTAGGCGCAAACGACGTGGAGATGAGAAGGAAGAAGACTGTTTCCTAATGTGCTGCTGGTTGTCTCTTTTCAGCTCAAGAATAAAGAATGTCACTGCACGTTCCAGAACTATCCTCTCCACAAGGGAGTCACGCTCACGGTGAAAATAAATACCAGCCAGAAACAGATTTCAGAAAAACTGGTCTACACTAACCCAGGTAGGGAAACATCACGGTGATGCTTTGGCGCCCCACTAGCACCCAAGTAGATCCCCCTTTTTTTCAACGTTATTGAGATATCACTGAGACCTGGGAATTGTGTGTGTTTAAGGCGTATGGTTTATGTACTGAAACTCATACACACGGTGAGaagattaccacaatcaagctatgGACGCACCCGTCGTCTCACAGAGCtaccattttcttccttttattttttgtggtccCGCCCGCAGATCCCACCTTGAGACCTACTCTGTTAGTGAGTTTCAAGTGAAAGATGCATTACGATTAACTAGAGTTACTGTGCTGGAGAGTAGGTCTCCAAGACCACATTAGATCTTGAGAAACGGAACACATGTGTGGTTTCACCAGCTCCTCcccatttctctcttccctcagcctccgccaaccaccattctaccccCTGtgtctgtgagtttgactattttagattccacggAAAAGTGaagtcatgcagtatttgtctttctctgtctgacttatttcgctcagTATAATGCCCTCCGGGTTCATCCCTGTCGTCCCAaaagacaggatttccttcttttttacggctgaataatattccattgtgtacatatacaccgcgtcttctttatccactcgtccactgatggacactcaagttgtttccatatcttggctgctgTGAATAACTCTGCAATAGACATGGgactgcagatatctcttcgagatcctgagtCCATTTCCTGCggataaatacacagaagcagaattgctagatcatgtggcagttctattttgaggaacctccgtatgGTTTTCCACGTTGTCTGCacatcttacattcccaccaacagtgctgaagtgtttccttttctccacatccccaccgACACTTATCTCTTGTGTTTATAGCGAgagccattctcacgggtgtgaggtgatatctcattgcgcttttgatctgcatttccctgaggattagtgatgctgagcactttTTACGTacgtgttggccatctgtatgtctgtttgggccctttgcccattttttattcagatcctttggaagtgttttgtttgtttatattttggatGGTAACCTATCACTAGATATACACggtttgcaaatcttttcttccactctgtaggttgcctttGCACTCAGCTGACTGtgccttttgctgtgcagaagctgttCAGTCTGGTGCAATCCCACTtgcctatttttacttttgttgcctgtgcttttggtgtcatatccgaaaaaaatgtttgccaagaccaaagtcaagaagctttttccctatgttttcttctagcagctTTAGAGTTTCAGggcttatgtttaactctttaatccattttgacttgACTGGTGTATATTGTGTGAGATAAGCATCCAATTTCTTCTTCTGCGTGTGGAGATCCAGTTTCCCAACATCACTTAGTGAAAAGGCAGCCCTTTATCCATCGTgtggtcttggcacctttgtcgaaGATCGCTTGACCATaaatatgtggatttatttctgggctctctaattcgtttcatttatctctgcgtctatttttatgccagtaccacactgttttcgttactgtagctttatcatatattttgagatcaggaaatgtgatgcttttagttttgttgtttttgctcaagactgctttggctatttagaatcctttgtggttccatatgaattttaggattgttttttctatctctgtaaaaaatgccattgcgATTTTGACGGGGATTGCattgatctgtagatttctttgggtaaAATGGACATCTtatcaatattaattcttccaatccttgaacacaggatgtctttccatttatctgtgtgttcTTTAACTtccttcatcaatgttttataatatTCAGTCTACAAGTTCTTTCACatatttggttaagtttattcctgtgtattttattctttttgcagctattgtgaatgggattttctccattctctttttGGATAGGTCgttattagtgtgtagaaatgtcactgatttttgtatcctgcaactttactgaatttgttgattagttctaatgatgtttttggtttgtttgtttcgtctttagggtttcctatggATACGATAGTGTcacctgcaaacagagataattttaattcttcctttccaatttggatgcctttctttcttttacttgtctaattgctgtggctagcacttccaatactgtgttgaatagaagtgtcgAGAGTGCACACCTTTCCCTTGCACAGGTtcctagaggaaaagctttcagtttttctccatggagtatgatgttagctgtgggtttttcaaatttcgcctttattgtgttgaggtatgttccttccatagctattttgttgagtatttttgtcgTGAATGGATGTCGAATTTTGTGAAatgatttttctgtgtctattgagatgatcctacggtttttctctttcattctgttaatgtggtggacCCCatggattgatttgcagatgtggaatcatccttgcatcccagggataaattccacttgggtATGGCACGGAATCCTTTAAATGCACTGTTGGATTTggcttgctagtattttgctgaggatttttgcatctacgtttattagggatattggcctccaattttcttttcttgtgtctttgtctggctttggtatcaggatgacgctggcctcataaaatgagtttagaagcgttccttcttcttctgtgttttggaagagtttaagaaggattgatGTCAATTCTTTGAAGGTTTGGTAAACACTCACACCAGGAAGCCACTGGTCCATGCCCTTTTAACCTTCATGTGCAAATGATtttgtttctgcctcttcccagGTGGAGAGGGCACAGCTGCCCAGAACTTCTCCTGTTTTATCTACAACGTGAATTTCATGAATTGCACTTGGGCAAAGGGCCAAGCGGCCCCTGATGACGTCCAATACTTTTTGTATATACAGGATTCAAAGTAAGTGTGGACCTCAGTAGACGACTATgacaaacacagtgaggaaaATACCATGCCCTGATTGTCCTCTGAACACTTTGGAATCTTACAGGAGAAGAGGGGAAAGAGAATGTCCGCATTACGTAAAAGACTCAGGAACTCACGTAGGATGTCACCTCAAAGACCTCTCTGGATTAAGCACCTACACTTACTTCCTGGTTAACGGGACCAGTCAAGGAACGGGAATCCAGTTCTTCGATTCGATTTTGTCATTAAAGAAAATAGGTGAGGACAATGACCTGAGATTTaaccactgtgtaatatttctaatGGAATTTGCATGAAATCTGTGTCAGGTTCCTGGGGGTGCTGTCACAAATGGTCACAAACCTACTCTCTCACAATGTGGAGACCAAAA is a window encoding:
- the CSF2RA gene encoding granulocyte-macrophage colony-stimulating factor receptor subunit alpha isoform X2, producing the protein MGPLKTVVLLSMLLDQAFLLTQERQDLPTEEPVPSLNVKFDPRRMELSWDCKENATYVECVLIHKDEGPICLKLKNKECHCTFQNYPLHKGVTLTVKINTSQKQISEKLVYTNPGGEGTAAQNFSCFIYNVNFMNCTWAKGQAAPDDVQYFLYIQDSKRRGERECPHYVKDSGTHVGCHLKDLSGLSTYTYFLVNGTSQGTGIQFFDSILSLKKIERYSPPSNITVHCNGSHCLIRWGKPRSRRPASDRDFQYQLDIQRPSGTRHSEYQPIEVPGDSENKYNFPSPEPRAKHTVKIRTADARDPQWSAWSQPVEFDPLETVKKTTYTTGGNICRSYI